In the Clostridium sp. 'White wine YQ' genome, CAGCAATAATGAAGATATTTATACCAACTCCTGAAGTTGCTGTATGGTTCCAAAGAATTGTTGTTGTAACTGAGTTAGGTATTGGATTATGCTTAATCGCTGGATTATTCACATTCTTAGCATCAGGTGCATCAATATTCCTAGTATGTAATTTCGTTCTTTCAGCAATGACTGGTTGGGATACATTATGGTATGTATTTGCTGGAATCGCATTAATGCAAGGAGCTGGTAGAACATTTGGTTTAGACTACTTCGTGATGCCATGGATAAGTGAAAAGGTCGGAAATTTCTGGCTTGGAAAAAGAGTTCCTGTTTACAAACAAGGAAATAAATAGAACTCAAATATAATGTATTAATAGTTCATTCTCTAAAATTTAATTAGAGAATGAACTTATATATGTGGTAACATTTTAAAAGAAGGTAAAAGGCTAGGCAATGATCTTCAAATATTGCATTAACAAAGCTTTTTACCATCTTTTTTTATCACTTTATGTAATAGTTTTATGATATAATGAATTAAAATGTTGTTATATAACATTATAGAATTATATATAAGATTGGAGAATATTATTATGATTAAGAAGTGGGATATTATAATTATTATTCTGCTTGTAACATTATCCTTTCTTCCTGAGTTAATATTAGGAGTAGCATTAAAAAAAGATTATAAGGAAACATATGCTCAAATTACAATTGAAGGTAAGGTATATAAAAATATACCCCTTTCAACACATAAAGGGCAGGACACCATAGAGATAAAGACAAAGTATGGATTAAATATAGTAGAAGTCAAAGATAATAAGATTGCTATTATTGATGCCGATTGCCCAGATAAAATATGTATGAAGCCAGGCTTCATAGAGAGTGTTGGAGAAAACCTAGTATGTTTACCGCATAAATTAATGGTGGAAGTAAAAGGCGAAACTTCAGAAGATGGAGTAATTCTGTCATATTAGAGGTGAAAACATGAGAAAGACCGCCAAATTAGTATATATATCTTTATTAGTTGCTCAAGCATTAGTTTTACATATATTTGAGAGTATGATTCCAATGCCTTTGCCTACACCGGGGGCTAAGCTTGGATTAGCAAATCTTATTTCTGTTATAGGTTTATATACTTTAGATAAGAAAAGAGATGTACTAATAATTATATTGCTAAGACTTACATTAGCAACAATGTTTGGAGGAAATTTATCTTCCTTTATGTATTCCTTTGCTGGAGCTATATTGAGCTATGTGATGATGATTGTAGTTAAAGGAATTGGTAAGGATAAAGTTAGTATTATAGGAGTAAGTTGCAGCGGTGGAGTATTTCATAACTTAGGCCAATTACTAATTGCATCAATGATTGTTAGAAATATAGGAGTTATGCTATATCTTCCGGTATTATCATTGGTTGGGATTGGAACAGGAGTATTTATTGGAATTACTGCAAATTATGCTATTAAACATATGTCAAAACTTCCTTACTTTAATAAAATTTCTTAAAAAGTTGAGGAGATCTTATGGATAAAATGTGGAATCAGTACCCAGATATAAAAAAGCAATTAAATCAGGTACTTAAAATAATAGAAGATAATTCAAGATGTAAAGATAAAGTCATAGAAAATTCCATTTTAGAATTAGTTAATTCAGGTGGGAAGATGCTTAGACCTGCATTCGTGATTATTGCATCAAAATGGGGAAAGAATGATGACATAGGAAAAACTAATTCGTTAGCATCTGTAGTTGAGATGATGCATATGGCGACTTTAGTTCATGATGATATAATTGATGATTCAAAAATGAGAAGGGGTCAGGAGACTATCCAATCAAAGTATGGAAAAGACTATGCAGTATATATAGGGGACTATCTATTTTGTGCATGCTTTAAAGTACTAGCGGCAGAGGGGTCTCTTCAAAGTATTAAGGTTGATTCAAAATCTATGTCAAGAATATGTCTTGGTGAAATTAATCAAATGAATTCAAAGTTTAGTAATAAAATATCTATTAAAGAATATCTATCAAGAATATCAGGAAAAACAGCAGAGCTATTTTCGCTATCATTCTATATAGGAGCTGCAGAAAGTGGTTGTTCTGAGAAACTTTCCAGAGAGTTTTGGAATATAGGACATGATGTAGGAATGGCATTTCAAATAATAGATGATATTTTAGATTATGTTGGAACAGATGAAAGCATTAAGAAATCTGCTGGAAATGATATAAAACAAGGAATATTTACACTTCCTTTTCTTTATGCAGTGAAAGAAAATAAAAAGGCATTTGAAGAGTATTTTAATAAAAGTCACTATGAAGAAGAAGACATTAAATCAATTATTGATTTAGTTAGAAAAAATGATGGTGTAGAGAAGTCAAAAGAATTAGCACTAAAATATTCACAAAAAGCGTTTAAAAGAATTGAAAGACTGCCAGATAATACATTCAAGGATATTCTTAGAGAAGTTATTGAAAAGTTGTTATATAGAAATTATTAAAGGATTCTATTTTAAGAATCCTTTAATTTTTTTCTTTAAGGTATCAATAAGCTTTTTTTCATGTGAATAGAAAGCTTTATTAACCAATATATATAGAGAATAATTAAATTTAAAGTCTATAATGTTTACTTGTTTAAATTGAGAGTTACTAAGATATTTATTTGCTACAAGTTTTGGAATAAAGCATATAGCATTTGTACT is a window encoding:
- a CDS encoding polyprenyl synthetase family protein — translated: MDKMWNQYPDIKKQLNQVLKIIEDNSRCKDKVIENSILELVNSGGKMLRPAFVIIASKWGKNDDIGKTNSLASVVEMMHMATLVHDDIIDDSKMRRGQETIQSKYGKDYAVYIGDYLFCACFKVLAAEGSLQSIKVDSKSMSRICLGEINQMNSKFSNKISIKEYLSRISGKTAELFSLSFYIGAAESGCSEKLSREFWNIGHDVGMAFQIIDDILDYVGTDESIKKSAGNDIKQGIFTLPFLYAVKENKKAFEEYFNKSHYEEEDIKSIIDLVRKNDGVEKSKELALKYSQKAFKRIERLPDNTFKDILREVIEKLLYRNY
- a CDS encoding Gx transporter family protein, giving the protein MRKTAKLVYISLLVAQALVLHIFESMIPMPLPTPGAKLGLANLISVIGLYTLDKKRDVLIIILLRLTLATMFGGNLSSFMYSFAGAILSYVMMIVVKGIGKDKVSIIGVSCSGGVFHNLGQLLIASMIVRNIGVMLYLPVLSLVGIGTGVFIGITANYAIKHMSKLPYFNKIS
- a CDS encoding NusG domain II-containing protein is translated as MIKKWDIIIIILLVTLSFLPELILGVALKKDYKETYAQITIEGKVYKNIPLSTHKGQDTIEIKTKYGLNIVEVKDNKIAIIDADCPDKICMKPGFIESVGENLVCLPHKLMVEVKGETSEDGVILSY